In Sphingomonas profundi, the sequence TTCGGCGGGCGGGTGGAGCGCGCGCCGAGCCTGATGCACGGCAAGACGAGCCCGATCCTGCACGACGGCACCGGCGTGTTTGCGGCCCTCCCCTCACCCTTCACCGCCACCCGCTACCATTCGCTGACGGTGCCGGAGGAGAGCGTGCCCGCCACGCTGCTGGTCAACGCCCGCACCGCTGATGGTGTCGTGATGGGCCTGCGCCACGCGACCCTGCCGATCCACGGCGTGCAGTTCCATCCGGAGAGCATCGCCACCGAACATGGCCATGCCCTGCTCGCCAACTTCATGCGCGTGGCCGGGCTGAAGGTGCGCGAGATCGCATGACCACCCTGGCGCTGCTGCCCGATCCGTCCACCCCGCTCGACCATGCGACGGCGCACGCCGCCTTCGCCGACATGCTGGACGGCAAGGTGGCGGACGCGGATGTCGCCACCTTCCTGACGGTGATGGCCGAGCGCGACGAGACCAGCATCGAGATCGCCGCCGCCGCGCTGGCGCTGCGCGAACGCATGATCCCGATCGCGGCGCCGGAGGGCGCGATCGACGTGTGCGGCACCGGCGGAGACGGCGCGCACAGCCTCAACGTATCGACCGCCGTCGCCATCGTCGTGGCGGCGTGCGGCGTGCCGGTCGCCAAGCACGGCAATCGCGCCGCCTCGTCGCGGGCGGGTGCTGCCGACACGCTGGAGGCGCTGGGCCTCGATCTCGCCCGCGCCTCGGCCCGGGCGGAGGCGAGCCTCGCCGATCTCGGCATCGCCTTCCTGTTCGCCCAGTCGCACCATCCCGCGCTCGGCCGCCTGGCGCCGGTGCGCCGCGCGATCGGCCGGCGGACGATCTTCAACCTGACCGGCCCGATCGCCAATCCCGCGCGCGTCACGCGCCAGCTCGTCGGCGTCGCCCGGCCCGATTACCTGCGCACCTATGTGGAGGCGCTGCGCCTGCTCGGCAGCGAGTCGGCGATGATCGTGGCGGGCGACGAGCCGCTGGACGAGCTTTCGATCGCCGGCCCCTCCAGCCTGATCCGGCTGGGCGCCTGCGGTGACACGGAGGAGCGGATCGTGTCCGAGGATGCCGGCCTCGCCCGCCATCCGATCGCGGCGCTGCGCGGCGGCGACGCCGCCTACAACGCCGCCGCGCTGCACGCGCTGCTGCAAGGAGAGCCGGGCGCCTATCGCGACGCGGTGCTGCTGAACGCCGCCGCCGCGCTTATCGTGGCCGACGCCGCCGACGGCTGGCACGAGGGCGTGGAGGAAGCCGCCGAGGCGATCGACCGCGGCCTCGCCAAGGCGCTGCTCGACTGCTGGGTGGCGTTCTAGGGCGTCTAGACAGCCAGCCTTTGCACGTCCGCTGATCCTGAGGAGCGGCTGAGCGGAGGCGAAGACGCCATTTCGACACGCTCAATGGCTCCTCAGGATGAGCGGTTTGCACAAGATGCAGGTCAAACCGGCTTCATCCGCTCAATGTCGATATGCCCTGGAACCTTCGGAAGAGGCGTTCCGAAACGGCGAGATCAGGCCCCGGCCCGATCTGCCACGGCGAGCCCGCCGGGCGTCATCGCCCGCGCCCGCGCCGCGCCGGATCGGCTGCCGTACCGCTTGTAGAGGGAACGGGCGTGGCGGATGATCCACTTCGGCGCGAACAGCGTCGGCAACCCGCGCGTCCAGAACCGCGGCATGGCGCCATAGGGGCCGAACAGATAGCCAGCCGCCCGCCACACAGAGGGCGTGCGCCCCGGCGCCGTCTTGGCGTTGTTGATGCGGGCCATCACATGCGTGTCGAACACGCGGTGGCGCATCGCCGCATGGGCCGCCGGATCGTCGGCGAGCAGGGCGTCGGCCAGCTGGTCATAGGCCGCCACGTCGATCCTCAGCCGCTGGAACCAGCCGAACTTCACCTCGAACTGGTCGTTGCCGGTGCGGAAGCCGACGCATGGCTCCTGCACCACGCCCCAGCCGCCGTCCCGCCCCACGATGCGGCCGACCAGATAGACCTGAATATAGTAGTTCTCGAACGCGCGGGCAGACGGGTCCGCCGCCATCCGCCGCCAATGTTCGCGGTCCACCACCAGGGCGGACATGAAACCGAGCAGGTCGGCCAGTTCGCCGAACACCTGGCCCACGCCCGTCAGCCGCTGCGTCGGCGGGGTCGCCCGCAGCCCTGCCGGCCGCTCCATCGTGACGTCATAGTCGATCACGCCAAGGGTGAGCCCGTGCACGTCCGGCCAGCGACGCAGCGCATCCAGCACGCGGCGGGCGCCGCCGGGCTCCAGCCGGTCATCGTCGCCCATCAGCCAGATGTAATCGCCGGTCGCCGCCTCCACCACCGCCAGGAAATTGCGGTCCAGCCCGATGTTCACCGGCTGGGAGAGGAAGGTTAAGCGCGCGATCCGCCCGCGATACCGCTCCGCCACCGCCACCGTATCGTCCGGCGAGGCATCGTCGCTGACGACCACCTCGATCTCCGGCAGATCCTGCGCGATGATGCTGTCGAGCAGTTCGGCCAGGCAGCGCGAGCGGTTATAGGTGGGAATGCAGATCGACAGCGTGGGCATGGCGGTTCGGCTCCCCGGCGGAGCCCCGCCATGCGGCCGCCGCTGCTGCGCTGCAACACGACTTAAAACCGTTCCGGTCCTTGTACGCCGGTCGCTTTCCGGCCGGGGTCAAGACTGCGCGGGGATAACGCCGCGGCGAATCTGGTCCAGCTCGATGCTCTCGAACAGCGCCTTGAAATTGCCCTCGCCAAAGCCCTGATTGCCCTTGCGCTGGATGATCTCAAAGAAGATCGGGCCGACCATGTTCTCGGTGAAAATCTGCAGCAGCAGCCCCTCGCCGGTCTCCGGCGATCCGTCGATCAGGATGCGGCGGCGGCGCATCTCGTCCACGCTGTGCCCGTGGCCGGGCAGGCGCTGGTCGATCAGGTCGAAATAGGTCTCCGGACTGTCCTGAAAGCGGATGCCGTTGGCGCGCAGCGCGTCCACCGTGGCGAAGATGTCGTCGGTCGCCAGCGCCAGATGCTGGATGCCCTCGCCTTTATACTCGCGCAGAAACTCCTCGATCTGGCTGTGCTCGTCCTGGCTCTCGTTCAGCGGGATGCGGATCTTGTCGTCCGGCGCGGTCATCGCCCGGCTCAGCAGCGCGGTGGCCTTGCCCTCGATGTCGAAGTAGCGGATCTCGCGAAAGTTGAAGATGCGCTCGTAGAACTGCGCCCAGTGATTCATCCGCCCGCGATTCACATTGTGGGTCAGATGGTCCAGCGTGTGCAGGCCGACGGAGCGGTCGTCCCGCTTGGCGCCGGGCACCGCGCGGAAATCCACATCGTATATCTCCTCCGCTCCGTAGCGATCGACGAGGTAGAGGTTCGATCCGCCGATGCCCTCGATCGCCGGGATGTTCAGCTCCATCGGGCCGACCGGGCCGGTGATCGGCGTCGCCCCCCGCTCCACGGCGAGCGCGAACGCCTTCGCCGCATCGTGGACGCGGAAGGCCATGGCGTTGGCGGAAGGGCCGTGGGCGTTGCGGAACTCGGCCGCCTGTCCCGCCGTCTCCATGTTCAGGATGAAGTTGATGTCGCCCTGCACGTAGCGGCGCACGTTCTTCGATCGGTGGGTGGCGACATGGGTGAAGCCCATCGCCTCGAACAGGGCCGCCAGCGCATCCGGGTCCGGCCCGGTGAACTCGACGAACTCGAACCCGTCCAGGCCCAGCGGGTTGTCGTGCGGCGTCGTGGGTTCGGTCATCGCGCGTCCTTTCGGGCATGGGCCTGCGTGCCGCGGGTGATCACCCGGTCGCTCGGCAGGATCGTATCGGGTTCCAGGTCGCTCAGCGTCTCCAGCTCGGCATAGAGCGGGGCGAAATCGGTCTCCAGCGTCTGGCGCAGCAGATCGTCGAAGCTGTCGATCACGAAGTAGTTCTGCTGATAGTCGTCGATGCGGTAGCGGCTGCGCATAACCCGCTTCAGGTCGAAGGCGATGCGGTTGGGCGAGGGATCGTCCAGCGCGAAGATCGACTCGCCGAAGGAGGAGACGATGCCGGCGCCGTACAGCCGCAGCGCATCGCCGTCGCGGATCAGCCCGAACTCCACCGTGTACCAGTAGAGCCGCGCCAGCTTCCCGATCGATCCGAGCCCGCCGGCGCGGCGGCCGCCCTCGCCATAGGCCTGCATGTAATCGGCGAACACCGGGTTGGCGAGCAGCGGCACATGGCCGAACACGTCGTGGAAGACG encodes:
- the phhA gene encoding phenylalanine 4-monooxygenase, encoding MDAESPARPREAAEDWTIPQRWSDYTRAEHDTWDRLFARQTAMLSGRATPEFLAGLDVLRLSRPGIPDFAELSARLTDATGWSVVAVPGLVPEDVFFDHLANRRFVAGRFIRRPDQLDYLEEPDVFHDVFGHVPLLANPVFADYMQAYGEGGRRAGGLGSIGKLARLYWYTVEFGLIRDGDALRLYGAGIVSSFGESIFALDDPSPNRIAFDLKRVMRSRYRIDDYQQNYFVIDSFDDLLRQTLETDFAPLYAELETLSDLEPDTILPSDRVITRGTQAHARKDAR
- the hppD gene encoding 4-hydroxyphenylpyruvate dioxygenase: MTEPTTPHDNPLGLDGFEFVEFTGPDPDALAALFEAMGFTHVATHRSKNVRRYVQGDINFILNMETAGQAAEFRNAHGPSANAMAFRVHDAAKAFALAVERGATPITGPVGPMELNIPAIEGIGGSNLYLVDRYGAEEIYDVDFRAVPGAKRDDRSVGLHTLDHLTHNVNRGRMNHWAQFYERIFNFREIRYFDIEGKATALLSRAMTAPDDKIRIPLNESQDEHSQIEEFLREYKGEGIQHLALATDDIFATVDALRANGIRFQDSPETYFDLIDQRLPGHGHSVDEMRRRRILIDGSPETGEGLLLQIFTENMVGPIFFEIIQRKGNQGFGEGNFKALFESIELDQIRRGVIPAQS
- a CDS encoding anthranilate synthase component II translates to MILVIDNYDSFTWNLVHYLQQLGAEVEVVRNDAIAAGQALSSGAEAFLISPGPCTPNEAGVSLDLVAAAADAGRPLLGVCLGHQAIGQHFGGRVERAPSLMHGKTSPILHDGTGVFAALPSPFTATRYHSLTVPEESVPATLLVNARTADGVVMGLRHATLPIHGVQFHPESIATEHGHALLANFMRVAGLKVREIA
- the trpD gene encoding anthranilate phosphoribosyltransferase, which translates into the protein MTTLALLPDPSTPLDHATAHAAFADMLDGKVADADVATFLTVMAERDETSIEIAAAALALRERMIPIAAPEGAIDVCGTGGDGAHSLNVSTAVAIVVAACGVPVAKHGNRAASSRAGAADTLEALGLDLARASARAEASLADLGIAFLFAQSHHPALGRLAPVRRAIGRRTIFNLTGPIANPARVTRQLVGVARPDYLRTYVEALRLLGSESAMIVAGDEPLDELSIAGPSSLIRLGACGDTEERIVSEDAGLARHPIAALRGGDAAYNAAALHALLQGEPGAYRDAVLLNAAAALIVADAADGWHEGVEEAAEAIDRGLAKALLDCWVAF
- a CDS encoding glycosyltransferase family 2 protein produces the protein MPTLSICIPTYNRSRCLAELLDSIIAQDLPEIEVVVSDDASPDDTVAVAERYRGRIARLTFLSQPVNIGLDRNFLAVVEAATGDYIWLMGDDDRLEPGGARRVLDALRRWPDVHGLTLGVIDYDVTMERPAGLRATPPTQRLTGVGQVFGELADLLGFMSALVVDREHWRRMAADPSARAFENYYIQVYLVGRIVGRDGGWGVVQEPCVGFRTGNDQFEVKFGWFQRLRIDVAAYDQLADALLADDPAAHAAMRHRVFDTHVMARINNAKTAPGRTPSVWRAAGYLFGPYGAMPRFWTRGLPTLFAPKWIIRHARSLYKRYGSRSGAARARAMTPGGLAVADRAGA